Proteins encoded within one genomic window of Plasmodium cynomolgi strain B DNA, chromosome 11, whole genome shotgun sequence:
- a CDS encoding hypothetical protein (putative): MRVFKFVSLVLLPLFKARHGCADVTLEGEFESKLGYDGEQIVYSKKHFKGSIYAFAPVKGKCAISVQASTDGVEWENNSNIEVKDGVARATIFSVFTTDDEIIVIFRCSNIYYIAKMGGEKLWKNIKQVTFSDFPVDAIPAVYSGSYLLMNSEYEKFILVCAREDPNGIKRGSDGEVKAVPFSELQLLGRCKFSFDEGNTWREGVTRMYSDELSSDELSSDDLRSDDLRSDELSRDDAWESVKEVNISAEEDVKLEEGQATEESQQGASPGHAIHLSLTQMGGKVAIKAVNAHNGSNSTKTVILVCNSLYKNDLYCDKMKLQINEQYVLHTYEVVNGYHMAVLREKNGTHLVPSFVYNSSETFEPILQYKNENHGEGKSDVGAGSFLDKTAYEFVLAKGEMVYLFCYTVGEKTKVIKINTPKRKPGCEVLPNGETNKGYSHTFSIQNMQNYRICKMLTSELETTDDGLFKMFYVTLPKGVSLNSDCFTFSFSKELKGEYHTTVVRKANDGNATHEGEVQFYFPLYYSKFLYNYKKTYCTLSNGLKVAVEFDYIRNILDLNYADENDVIKITSNDNVVHAKRRYVQEKGGDVFPRGTYINAYLPFEKEYVISNFVPEGVNQSSTIILPHGSVRKLHFVQGGEVLPYDGIDLLNVSPNYKKLTKNEMNRKTIDVIVSNFKSDEKIIGLVCPVSSQDEGLTCFDKVYLQKGVLHNIEFVFGSNDIFVIPQRRLLRPGGKEAMESLLYLNKRNVDKLKKEKHIIHFFCECKGGEDTESVRVNYYVSAHYDSEFVKAQVGKTGGSAFINGHIVAQRGEAGKVGTLEKMNQTADSISSDADFNQEEDVRMLGQNILLSML, translated from the coding sequence ATGCgtgttttcaaatttgttagTCTTGTACTACTGCCTCTTTTCAAAGCGAGGCACGGCTGTGCAGATGTGACCCTTGAAGGGGAGTTCGAGTCTAAACTTGGTTACGATGGCGAGCAAATAGTTTATAGTAAAAAACACTTTAAAGGCAGCATTTATGCATTTGCACCTGTTAAGGGAAAGTGTGCAATAAGCGTTCAGGCAAGCACAGATGGAGTggaatgggaaaataatagTAACATAGAAGTGAAGGATGGGGTTGCCAGGGCaactattttttctgtgtttACAACAGATGATGAGATCATCGTGATTTTTAGATGTTCTAACATATACTACATTGCAAAgatggggggagaaaaattatggaaaaatataaaacaagTAACTTTTTCTGACTTCCCTGTGGATGCAATTCCGGCGGTGTACTCCGGGTCTTACTTACTTATGAACAGCGAGTATGAGAAGTTCATTTTGGTATGCGCGAGGGAGGACCCAAATGGGATCAAACGCGGCAGTGACGGTGAGGTGAAGGCGGTCCCCTTTTCAGAACTGCAGCTGTTGGGTAGGTGCAAATTTTCGTTCGACGAGGGGAATACATGGAGGGAGGGAGTAACTAGGATGTACAGCGATGAGTTGAGCAGTGATGAGTTGAGCAGTGATGATTTGCGCAGTGATGATTTGCGCAGTGATGAGTTGAGCCGCGATGACGCGTGGGAGAGCGTTAAAGAGGTGAATATCTCAGCGGAGGAAGACGTAAAGTTGGAGGAGGGCCAAGCCACGGAGGAATCCCAACAAGGAGCGTCCCCTGGCCATGCTATCCACTTAAGTCTAACTCAAATGGGAGGAAAGGTAGCCATAAAAGCTGTAAATGCTCACAATGGCAGCAACTCCACCAAGACAGTGATACTCGTGTGCAACAGTCTGTACAAAAACGACCTCTACTGTGACAAGATGAAGTTACAAATTAACGAACAGTACGTTTTGCACACATACGAAGTGGTGAATGGTTACCATATGGCCGTTttgcgtgaaaaaaatgggacccACTTGGTACCTTCATTTGTTTACAACTCGAGCGAAACGTTTGAGCCGATTCTTCAGTACAAGAATGAGAACCACGGGGAAGGCAAAAGTGATGTAGGAGCAGGAAGCTTCTTGGACAAAACAGCATACGAATTTGTTTTGGCCAAAGGAGAGATGGTATACCTATTTTGCTACACAGTAGGTGAAAAAAccaaagtgataaaaataaacacccCAAAGAGGAAACCAGGGTGTGAAGTactcccaaatggggaaaccaACAAGGGGTACTCTCACACTTTTTCAATTCAGAATATGCAAAATTATCGCATTTGTAAAATGCTCACATCAGAGCTTGAAACGACGGATGATGGCTTATTCAAAATGTTCTACGTAACCTTGCCCAAAGGGGTGTCCCTAAATAGTGACTGCTTTACATTTTCGTTTAGTAAGGAGCTGAAGGGGGAATACCACACGACTGTGGTGAGGAAGGCCAACGATGGAAATGCCACTCACGAAGGGGAAGTCCAGTTTTACTTCCCATTGTACTACTccaaatttttgtacaattataaaaaaacctACTGCACGTTAAGCAATGGACTTAAAGTAGCTGTCGAGTTTGATTATATTAGAAATATCCTGGACTTAAATTATGCTGACGAAAATGATGTCATCAAAATTACGAGTAATGACAATGTCGTGCATGCTAAGAGGAGATATGTGcaggaaaaaggaggagatgTATTTCCAAGAGGAACTTACATAAACGCTTATCTACCCTTTGAGAAAGAATATGTCATTTCTAATTTTGTTCCGGAGGGTGTAAATCAGAGTAGCACTATTATACTTCCCCATGGGTCGGTTAGGAAGCTACATTTTGTACAAGGGGGTGAAGTACTACCGTATGATGGTATCGATTTGTTGAATGTCTCAcctaattataaaaaattgacaaaaaatgagatgaACAGAAAAACTATAGATGTCATAGTTTCCAACTTCAaaagtgatgaaaaaattatcggATTGGTTTGCCCTGTTAGTTCACAGGATGAAGGGCTGACTTGTTTCGATAAGGTATACCTACAGAAGGGGGTTCTCCATAATATTGAATTTGTGTTTGGCAGTaatgacatttttgtgaTCCCCCAGAGGAGACTACTCAGGCCAGGTGGGAAGGAGGCCATGGAGTCTCTGCTATATTTAAACAAACGAAACGTAGACAAactgaagaaggaaaaacatattattcattttttctgtgaatgtaaagggggggaggacaCAGAATCGGTGCGCGTAAATTATTACGTCTCGGCGCATTACGACTCTGAGTTTGTTAAGGCTCAAGTGGGAAAAACGGGGGGGAGCGCTTTCATTAATGGGCACATTGTGGCGCAAAGAGGGGAAGCGGGAAAAGTGGGTACGCTGGAGAAGATGAACCAGACAGCCGACTCGATCAGCTCTGACGCGGACTTTAACCAGGAGGAGGATGTTCGCATGTTAGGGCAGAATATTCTGCTTAGCATGCTA
- a CDS encoding pre-mRNA splicing factor RNA helicase (putative), which translates to KKVNQKNLDNNLWELNKLKQGGVHSTYNKLQLDKINEANNTNEVRKVVLTRHITPSFIEILKNDTGRGEGETKENHEQNSVIDQWNAVSHDMKKSSTSYSTVVKDETCDFVKAAKKGSEFLRYFKNENENSKARDRYWEIGRSKLGELLKMYKEKQTNSTAKYGASGDLVEDEDRDGETNTDIFDYKKDKMYSTIFNLESKKKQKSTLQDKADLLKLKQSLPIFRSRKELLDAVYNNNIIIIVGETGSGKTTQIVQYLYEDGYHKNGIICCTQPRRVAAVSVAYRVSHEMNVEIGSLVGYTIRFEDNTTKDTKIRYVTDGILLRETLTDKDLDKYSVIIMDEAHERSINTDVLLGILKNICLKRNDLKLLVTSATIDSKKFSEFFGNAPIYNIQGRTFKVHLEYLRSPCNDYIECAVQKAIEIHISDNNYDNNFGDILIFMTGQEDINATCYLLSERFYEVYESYKESKSHKKETLNKIRSIIKDKPEGSGKNLGENEPDHPDDNNCSGDESDYGPQPLHAGNVTQKDESQNSIHPFYVFPIYSQLSSEQQSKIFQKYDLRKIIVSTNIAETSLTLDGIKYVIDSGYCKLKVYNQKIGMDVLQITPISQANANQRSGRAGRTGAGICYRLYTENTFLCDLYPNNIPEIQRSNLANVVLLLKSLNVENVFEFDFIDIPSRESIINSLHELWVLGAINNEGNLTDIGKKMILFPLDPPLSKIVIYSENFECTKEILIIVSMLSSAAIFLEAKENSEAIESKKEKFTVPESDHLTLLNIYLQWRSHNYSPSWCSKNFIQYKSMNKAKEVYSQLSDIIKTLKMKNLSCNNKWECVRKTICSGYFHNAAKLKSISEYVNLRTNVSCHVHPSSSLYNIGYTPDYVVYQEIVFTTKEFMRNVTTVDPEWLCELGPLFFYMKNT; encoded by the coding sequence AAAAAggtaaatcaaaaaaatttagataaTAACCTGTGGGAACTGAATAAGCTAAAACAAGGAGGAGTGCATTCCACGTACAATAAGTTACAACTGGATAAAATTAACGAAGCGAATAATACGAACGAAGTTAGGAAGGTTGTTTTAACGAGACACATAACGCCGTCCTTTATAGAAATACTAAAGAATGACACGGGACgtggagaaggggaaacaaaagaaaatcatGAACAGAATAGCGTAATTGACCAATGGAATGCCGTTTCGCATGACATGAAAAAGAGCAGCACGTCCTACTCAACTGTGGTGAAGGACGAAACTTGCGATTTTGTAAAAGCGGCAAAGAAGGGGAGCGAATTTTTAAGATACttcaaaaacgaaaatgagaaTTCTAAGGCCAGGGACAGGTACTGGGAAATAGGGAGAAGCAAATTAGGGGAACTGCTAAAGATGTacaaggagaagcaaaccAATTCGACGGCGAAGTATGGGGCGAGTGGTGACCTCGTCGAAGATGAAGACAGAGATGGAGAAACCAACACGGACATATTCGATTacaagaaggacaaaatgtACAGTACTATTTTTAACCTAGAAAgtaagaagaagcaaaagagcACTCTGCAGGATAAGGCAGATCTACTAAAACTGAAACAATCGCTACCTATTTTTAGATCCAGAAAGGAACTTCTAGATGCAGTTTACAACAACAACATTATCATCATTGTGGGAGAAACGGGTTCTGGAAAAACGACGCAGATAGTGCAGTATTTATATGAAGATGGctatcataaaaatggaatcatTTGCTGTACGCAACCCAGAAGAGTTGCCGCCGTTTCAGTGGCCTATCGAGTGTCACACGAAATGAACGTTGAAATAGGATCCCTAGTTGGGTACACCATCAGATTTGAGGACAACACAACGAAGGATACCAAAATTCGTTACGTCACAGATGGTATACTACTAAGAGAGACATTAACCGATAAGGATCTAGACAAATACAGTGTCATCATAATGGACGAGGCGCACGAAAGGTCAATCAATACAGATGTACTGCTaggcatattaaaaaatatttgtctAAAGAGGAACGACTTAAAACTGTTAGTCACATCAGCCACCATCGactcaaaaaaattttcagaattttttggaaatgcCCCCATATACAACATCCAAGGTAGAACATTTAAGGTGCATTTAGAATATTTAAGAAGCCCTTGTAATGACTACATAGAATGTGCTGTTCAAAAGGCGATTGAAATTCACATCTCGGATAATAACTACGACAACAATTTTGGGGACATCCTAATTTTTATGACGGGACAGGAGGACATAAATGCTACATGCTACCTTCTCAGTGAGAGGTTTTACGAGGTATACGAGTCGTATAAAGAATCCAAGAGTCATAAGAAGGAAACTCTTAACAAGATTAGAAGCATTATAAAGGATAAACCCGAGGGGTCGGGTAAAAATCTAGGGGAAAACGAACCCGATCATCCGGATGATAATAACTGCAGTGGGGACGAGAGCGATTATGGCCCACAACCCCTTCACGCAGGAAACGTCACACAGAAAGACGAATCGCAGAATTCGATCCATCCATTTTACGTCTTCCCTATTTATTCCCAACTATCCAGTGAACAACAAAGCaagattttccaaaaatacGATTTGCGAAAAATAATCGTATCAACAAATATAGCAGAAACGTCACTCACGCTGGACGGAATAAAATATGTCATCGACAGTGGGTACTGCAAATTAAAGGTGTATAATCAGAAAATAGGAATGGATGTGCTTCAAATTACGCCCATCTCTCAAGCGAATGCAAATCAGAGATCAGGAAGAGCGGGGAGAACCGGAGCAGGTATATGCTACCGCCTATACACAGAAAATACATTCCTCTGTGATTTATACCCAAATAATATTCCAGAAATACAGAGAAGCAATTTAGCAAATGTTGTATTGTTACTAAAATCgttaaatgtagaaaatgttTTTGAATTTGATTTTATTGATATACCTAGCAGAGAAAGTATTATAAACTCGTTACACGAATTGTGGGTACTGGGTGCTATAAATAATGAAGGGAATTTAACAGacattgggaaaaaaatgattcttttcccccttgatCCTCCTCTGtcaaaaattgttatatatagtgaaaattttgaatgtaCTAAAGAAATTCTAATTATTGTTAGTATGCTATCCTCagcagcaatttttttagaagCTAAAGAAAATAGTGAAGCTATCGaatcgaaaaaggaaaaattcacTGTCCCAGAGAGTGACCATCTCACATTGTTAAATATCTACCTGCAATGGCGTTCCCATAATTACTCCCCAAGTTGGTGctcaaaaaatttcattcaaTATAAGTCTATGAATAAAGCCAAGGAAGTATATTCACAACTGAGTGACATAATTAAAACcctaaaaatgaaaaatcttTCTTGTAATAATAAATGGGAATGTGTCAGGAAAACTATATGTTCTGGTTATTTTCACAATGCTGCTAAGTTGAAATCCATTTCGGAGTATGTCAATTTGAGGACAAATGTATCCTGTCATGTGCATCCCAGTTCGTCTCTATACAACATTGGCTACACTCCTGATTATGTCGTATATCAAGAAATTGTTTTCACTACAAAGGAATTCATGCGTAATGTGACTACGGTCGATCCTGAATGGCTCTGCGAATTGGGGCCACTCTTCTTTTACATGAAAAATACGTAA
- a CDS encoding hypothetical protein (putative), which translates to MDVDDNGAKFFGMNKYENYVNQKKSKENKNSISNSKGEDINRANGEYDKIDAHEENDQSHEGFVTISDQSSCVSSIYRNDFYDDEDEEEEENANRADEDEKFNSVNNGTNQSSPPHHPQSNVKNNSDDSMSDEEYATYIDQKEKYVNKILNRGETNSYEDNDDFLESFEKAGTNLGKKSKWKRLFSFNRNGHVAQRDQWNKPSESSEPVEKVARYGEADSDQPKSASCGNESSPQGKDSMGDPPDGRSDNREGDNSDASCKEDECKDGKDGKDDKDGEEGKDGKDDEDDLYSVISGSEGDNDIFFATKRSNNASMASPKGDSAKKDGQSTIDQRNKKEIHNKEENQKGAGSPRASATRRIKFQDEIVQNAEAVKTTTQNKEERMDKKKKQIAASPRGMNTIPSEQDTKKRHREKEKHFQNKKNYEFKKLVSSTINMCHPKIKSTNDTEDILSNMEKISQIVILDDRNKGRSGLNKAEEEEEEEEESTNSLYDDVDNILDDRKKMYMKKKNEYLMSKTKSEGLTNTEENERGQQQSSRGNLNGAQKSPAGSSTPVGSSIPAGSSTPAGAKGAEGERTDFMYYLNHDMIELNENVFKLYHGTCDYTHRNLCAKNIINIVPHLHNIYERKNLSYIKDSPNFHEVYKVVPEWKNSFEMLNKKAQEDTEDMKNVLRRIENIQNDLDELGRDLIEDKKEFESIKFETVQHESMITNLEKKSKTLIKGVLKLDNMSFKLKKIHNINTNNMNNFTIVENVNRLLKYMDKEKTMDILRFQPIDNVYNFLTNTDDESCFIMNLLREELKEMILEKKDQMQNIIRRTMLYNAYDTNSYKEHITNTLNKQSLIINRIKCNIHCNVILLFEMYEKFAKKNMKVVRIGENQIKNYLNEESKASYIIKSVNDNNKKISKYFNCINFTRNKPIIHPFFINFCLSDNFVHHFITFVLDPLSDEHQKDFLQYCSVPGFNSPLFVEKIVKLYRQEEQFTKSDTSYDFRSAYSRIILPDFSDVGNNSYPNQQYERWNEENQYLIALKTASDSCFKSLLENNQFDHLSSVDSNNAFNLFHYIPESITNMSTSSAVPNYANYTPLHNNNTFSFNISSNGPLSSFGMANFGASNKFGSTPSFANNSMMMNNNSALSNNANGMFAQSSGSVFPGGASSPGGMFGSFNSAPTTSGMNQAGALTNQFGGSSNQFGSLSNQFGGSSNQFGTPSNQFGGLSNQLGTPSNQSNTFGTNVMNAPSSGGASNMFNQNSASSLSGFNQNRSNSFVGGTSGGMFGKANSVATGGNAIKLGSSSNMFGSIANSSTGMFGSNFKPNVPSNMFGNNAASNQPGSQPGNQSGGGTSNLFGTSGSASRGNFFNSSSGSGALGMSTNTMSANTGLFNQGNSSANTNTNSTLFGGLSSSNANMSNSQFTKSGQIGSSNVFNSGPSTATSMGINTLSNNSSNMFFSPNNQSNTNMFSSNNNNSGTPFGKNFTSGSGSQLKDSMFSSAQSTSRNQITSSNFFSANKDMMSTATNSSTFFSNTSMGNTSTGVNTSSYAFGGKQSFGTSGMISGGMNASHANQSGNLFNRGGMYGGQMSALPGNTNFNNLTSSSSSNINRSNINSSNRMDNSLSANKYGNYFQNNGTSKSSIFSAGANSLSSSSNTSMFHADSSNKNSNVFNNTSTNNTPMGSMFGSNLAYGTNANSLSYNNSSNRNAANSLLSAQNNNQFRSSVGLMTGNNTPTNNSNNSFLPNHNKSSFMFSNENKGISTLTTYDNNLFQNAGNSFLANNKPGMTSPSSMSNSLFQKSTYSSLNQNKGSLSTFNSNSNNPGNFGLVNHNAGIMGGTNIGNSSGNSSNVNRFQQNSSSNYPSVFSPSNKGNTIFSR; encoded by the exons ATGGATGTAGATGACAATGGCGCAAAGTTTTTTGGTATGAATAAATATGAGAATTAcgtaaatcaaaaaaaatccaaagaAAATAAGAACAGCATTTCAAACTCGAAGGGGGAGGACATAAATCGCGCCAATGGAGAATACGATAAGATTGATGCACACGAGGAGAATGACCAGTCACACGAAGGATTTGTCACCATCTCGGACCAGTCTTCATGTGTGAGCTCCATTTACAGAAACGATTTTTATGATGAcgaagatgaggaggaggaggaaaatgcCAACCGTGCCGATGAGGACGAAAAGTTTAACTCCGTGAATAATGGGACCAACCAATCGAGCCCACCTCATCATCCTCAAAGTAATGTTAAAAACAATTCCGATGACTCCATGTCAGATGAGGAATATGCAACTTATATAgatcaaaaggaaaagtatgtaaataaaattctcaACAGAGGGGAAACCAATAGTTACGAAGACAACGATGATTTCTTGGAATCCTTCGAAAAGGCAGGAACAAATTtggggaagaaaagcaaaTGGAAGAGGCTATTTTCCTTCAACAGGAATGGCCACGTAGCACAGAGGGACCAATGGAATAAACCCTCCGAGAGTAGTGAACCCGTAGAGAAGGTGGCGCGTTACGGGGAAGCGGACAGTGATCAACCGAAAAGTGCAAGTTGCGGGAATGAGAGTTCTCCGCAGGGGAAGGACAGTATGGGCGATCCTCCCGATGGCCGTAGTGATAACCGCGAGGGTGATAATTCCGATGCCTCGTGCAAGGAAGACGAATGCAAAGATGGCAAAGATGGCAAAGATGACAAAGATGGCGAAGAAGGCAAAGACGGAAAAGACGACGAAGACGACCTGTACTCCGTCATAAGCGGCTCCGAGGGGGACAACGATATTTTCTTCGCCACGAAGAGAAGCAACAACGCGAGCATGGCATCCCCTAAAGGGGACAGCGCGAAGAAGGATGGCCAATCAACTATCGATCAgcggaataaaaaagaaatccaCAATAAGGAGGAAAACCAAAAAGGTGCAGGCTCTCCACGCGCAAGCGCAACTAGGAGGATTAAATTCCAGGACGAAATTGTGCAAAATGCTGAAGCGGTTAAAACGACGACACAGAATAAAGAGGAAAGGATggataagaagaagaaacaaattgcTGCCTCCCCTCGCGGGATGAACACAATTCCGAGCGAACAGGACACCAAAAAGAGACacagggaaaaggaaaaacattttcaaaacaaaaaaaattacgaatttaaaaaacttgTGTCGTCCACTATTAATATGTGCCATccgaaaattaaaagcacAAATGATACGGAGGATATTCTAAgcaatatggaaaaaatttcccaaaTTGTCATACTGGATGATAGAAacaagggaagaagcggattGAACAAggcggaggaagaagaggaagaggaagaagaaagcaCCAACAGTCTCTACGACGATGTAGACAACATCCTGGATGatcggaaaaaaatgtacatgaaaaaaaaaaatgaatatcttATGAGCAAGACGAAAAGTGAGGGATTAACGAACACTGAGGAGAATGAAAGGGGGCAGCAACAGAGCAGCAGGGGAAACTTAAACGGTGCGCAAAAAAGCCCCGCTGGTAGTAGTACCCCCGTTGGTAGTAGCATCCCCGCTGGTAGCAGCACCCCCGCCGGCGCCAAAGGCGCAGAGGGAGAAAGAACCGATTTTATGTACTACCTAAATCACGACATGATAGAGTTAAATGAAAACGTTTTCAAATTATACCATGGGACTTGTGACTACACCCATCGAAATCTGTGTGCAAAGAACATCATCAATATTGTGCCCCACCTGCACAACATATATGAACGTAAAAATTTGAGCTACATAAAGGACTCGCCAAATTTTCACGAAGTGTATAAGGTTGTTCCGGAGTGGAAAAACTCCTTCGAGATGCTAAACAAGAAAGCGCAAGAAGATACAGAGGATATGAAAAATGTACTGAGAAGGATTGAGAATATCCAAAATGATTTAGACGAATTGGGGAGAGATCTCatagaagataaaaaagaattcgaAAGTATTAAATTCGAAACAGTGCAACATGAATCGATGATAAcaaatttggagaaaaaaagtaaaacacTTATTAAGGGAGTATTGAAATTGGATAACATGTCTtttaagttgaaaaaaatacataatataaatacgaataatatgaataattttaCCATTGTAGAGAATGTGAACAGGTTGCTAAAATATATGGATA AGGAGAAAACTATGGACATTCTGCGATTCCAGCCAATAGATaatgtttataattttctcaCCAACACAGATGATGAGTCCTGCTTCATTATGAATCTCTTGAGAGAggaattaaaagaaatgataCTAGAGAAGAAAGATCAAATGCAAAATATCATAAGAAGGACTATGCTTTACAACGCATATGATACAAATAGCTACAAGGAGCATATCACCAACACGTTAAATAAACAGAGCCTAATCATAAATCGTATCAAATGCAACATCCATTGTAACGTAATTCTACTCTTCGAAATGTATGAAAAGtttgcaaagaaaaatatgaaggtTGTAAGAATTGGggaaaatcaaataaaaaattacctaaATGAAGAATCGAAAGCATCCTATATAATAAAATCTGTTAATGATAACAACAAAAAGATCTCCAAATATTTCAACTGTATTAATTTTACTCGAAACAAACCAATTATTCATCCTTTCTTTATTAACTTTTGTTTAAGTgacaattttgttcatcattttATTACCTTTGTTTTGGATCCTTTATCAGACGAACACCAGAAAGATTTCCTGCAGTATTGTTCTGTGCCTGGTTTTAATTCTCCATtatttgttgaaaaaattgtcaagcTGTATAGGCAAGAAGAACAATTCACCAAAAGTGACACTTCGTATGACTTTAGGTCAGCTTACTCCAGAATTATCCTTCCCGATTTCTCAGACGTTGGTAATAATTCCTACCCTAATCAGCAGTACGAACGATGGAATGAAGAAAATCAGTACTTGATAGCTTTGAAAACGGCTTCAGATTCCTGTTTTAAATCTCTCCTAGAGAACAACCAATTTGATCACCTCTCCTCCGTGGACTCGAACAATGCCTTCAATTTGTTTCACTACATCCCCGAGTCGATAACTAACATGAGCACCAGTTCGGCTGTTCCCAATTACGCAAATTATACTCCCCTTCATAATAACAACACTTTTAGTTTTAACATTAGCAGTAATGGTCCCCTCTCCTCCTTTGGAATGGCAAACTTTGGTGCTTCCAACAAATTTGGGTCCACCCCTTCATTTGCTAACAACAGCATGATGATGAATAATAATTCCGCGCTCAGTAACAATGCTAACGGGATGTTTGCTCAGAGCAGCGGAAGTGTATTCCCCGGtggtgcttcttccccgGGTGGGATGTTCGGAAGTTTCAACTCCGCCCCCACCACGAGTGGCATGAACCAGGCAGGTGCCCTTACAAACCAGTTTGGCGGCTCTTCCAACCAGTTTGGCAGCCTCTCCAACCAGTTTGGCGGCTCTTCCAACCAGTTTGGTACCCCCTCTAACCAGTTTGGCGGCCTCTCCAACCAGCTTGGCACCCCCTCCAACCAGAGCAACACATTTGGAACGAACGTGATGAACGCCCCCTCCAGCGGAGGAGCGAGCAACATGTTTAACCAGAACAGTGCCAGTTCTCTGAGCGGATTTAACCAAAACAGAAGCAACTCTTTTGTTGGGGGCACCTCTGGTGGGATGTTCGGAAAGGCCAACTCGGTGGCCACTGGTGGTAACGCGATCAAGTTAGGAAGCAGCTCCAACATGTTTGGAAGCATTGCGAACAGTTCGACAGGCATGTTCGGAAGTAACTTCAAACCGAACGTGCCCAGCAATATGTTTGGAAATAATGCAGCCAGTAATCAACCCGGTAGTCAACCCGGTAATCAATCCGGCGGGGGGACGAGCAACCTGTTTGGAACCAGCGGAAGCGCGAGCAGGGGGAATTTCTTCAACAGCAGCAGTGGCAGCGGTGCGCTAGGGATGTCGACCAACACGATGAGCGCCAACACGGGACTGTTTAACCAGGGCAACAGCAGCGCCAACACCAACACGAATTCCACCCTTTTCGGTGGCCTCTCCTCAAGTAACGCAAATATGTCGAACTCGCAATTCACGAAAAGTGGGCAAATCGGCTCAAGTAACGTATTCAACAGTGGCCCCAGCACAGCGACCAGCATGGGCATCAACACCCTAAGTAACAACAGTAGCAACATGTTCTTCTCGCCTAACAATCAGTCTAACACGAACATGTTCTCAAGTAACAATAACAATAGTGGCACGCCCTTCGGAAAAAACTTCACCAGTGGGAGTGGCTCGCAGTTGAAAGATAGCATGTTTTCATCTGCTCAATCAACCAGCAGGAATCAAATAACGAGTAGTAATTTCTTTTCAGCAAATAAGGACATGATGAGTACGGCGACGAATAgtagcacttttttttcgaacacTTCTATGGGCAACACCTCGACGGGTGTAAACACTAGCTCCTATGCATTTGGAGGCAAGCAAAGCTTTGGCACGTCCGGCATGATCTCTGGAGGAATGAACGCAAGCCATGCCAACCAAAGTGGAAACCTCTTCAATAGGGGTGGTATGTATGGTGGCCAAATGTCAGCCCTTCCTGGGAACACCAATTTTAACAACCTCActagcagcagcagcagcaacatCAACCGAAGCAACATCAACAGCAGCAACAGAATGGACAATTCCCTTTCCGCCAATAAGTATGGGAACTACTTCCAGAATAACGGCACCTCCAAAAGCAGCATCTTTTCTGCAGGTGCGAATAGCCTCTCAAGCAGCAGTAACACCAGTATGTTCCACGCAGATTCAAGCAATAAAAATAGCAACGTGTTTAATAACACAAGTACTAACAACACACCCATGGGAAGCATGTTTGGAAGCAACTTAGCCTACGGTACTAACGCTAATAGTTTGTCCTATAATAATAGCAGCAATAGAAACGCTGCGAACAGTCTGCTCAGTGCACAAAATAACAACCAGTTTAGATCATCTGTAGGATTGATGACCGGAAATAACACTCCCACCAACAACAGTAATAACTCTTTCCTACCTAACCACAATAAATCCTCTTTCATGTTTTCAAACgaaaataaaggaataaGTACCCTTACGACATATGACAATAATTTGTTTCAAAATGCAGGTAACAGTTTTCTCGCCAATAACAAACCTGGAATGACATCGCCGTCGAGTATGTCCAACAGCTTGTTCCAGAAAAGTACCTATTCTTCTCTAAATCAGAACAAAGGATCCTTGTCCACGTTTAACAGCAACAGCAACAACCCCGGCAACTTCGGGTTGGTCAACCATAATGCAGGCATCATGGGTGGCACCAACATTGGCAATAGCAGCGGCAACAGCAGCAATGTTAACCGATTCCAGCAGAACAGCTCGTCGAACTATCCCTCAGTTTTCAGCCCATCTAACAAGGGCAACACCATCTTTTCGAGGTAG